Below is a genomic region from Ammonifex degensii KC4.
CGATAAATATATCGTGGGACAGGAAGAGGCCAAGCGGGCCGTGGCCATAGCCCTGCGCAACCGCTACCGGCGAAGCCTTTTGCCGCCGGAGCTGCGGGACGAGGTCATGCCCAAGAATATCCTTATGATAGGCCCCACCGGGGTGGGTAAGACGGAGATCGCCCGCCGCCTGGCCCGGCTGGTGAGGGCTCCTTTCGTCAAGGTGGAGGCTACCAAATTTACCGAGATAGGTTACGTGGGTCGGGACGTCGAGGCCATGGTGCGGGATCTAGTAGAGACGGCGGTGCGCATGGTCAAGCAGGAAAAGATGGCGGCGGTGGAGGACAAGGCCCAGGAGCTGGCCATAGAGCGGCTGGTGGAGATCCTGGTCCCTGCCCCAGCAGCGCCTGCTCGCAACCCTCTGGAGCTGCTCTTCGGCTACTCCCGCCCAGCAGAGGGGATGGGGGCAGAGGAGAGGAGGGCAGCGGAGGAGTTGGCCTACCGGCGGCAAGTGGTGCGGGAGCGGCTGCTGCGGGGGGAGCTGGAGGACGAGTACGTGGAGATCGAGGTGGAGGACCGGAGCACTCCCTTCCTAGAAATCTTCTCGGCGGCCGGGGTGGAAGAGATGGGGATCAACCTCCAGGACTTTATGGGCAACCTCTTCCCTCCCCGCAAGAAGAGAAGGAGGGTGAAGGTTAAGGAGGCACGGCGCTACTTGGCCCAGCAAGAGGCGGCCAAGCTCATCGACATGGAGGAGGTTACTGCCGAGGCCATAAAGCGGGCGGAGGAGCACGGCATCATCTTCATCGACGAGATAGACAAGATAGCCGGCAAAGAGATAGGGCCGGGGCCCGACGTCTCCCGGGCAGGCGTTCAGCGCGACATTCTACCCATTGTAGAGGGCTCCACCGTGCCGACCAAGTACGGCCCGGTGAAGACCGATCACATCCTGTTCATAGCGGCCGGGGCTTTTCACACGGCCAAGCCCTCTGACCTCATACCCGAGCTGCAGGGGCGCTTCCCCATCCGGGTAGAGCTTAAGCCCCTCACGCGGGAGGACTTCCTTCAGATCCTCACCGAACCGGCCAACGCCCTTATCCGCCAGTACCAGGCCTTGCTGGCCACCGAGGGGGTAAAGCTGGAGTTTACCCCCGACGCCTTGCAGGCCGTGGCGGACATTGCCTACACGGTGAACGAGCAGACGGAAAACATAGGGGCGAGGCGCCTGCATACGGTAATGGAGAAACTCATAGAAGACATTTCCTTCGCGGCCCCGGAGATGAAAGGGCAGGAGATAGTGATAGATGCCGATTACGTGCGCCGGAAACTGGAGCCCATAGTCAAGCGGGAGGACCTGAGCCGATACATCTTGTGAGCTTGCGCCCCCCAAAGTGGCATGGTAAAATGGGGTTTGGCGTTCTGCCAGGTTTTAAAACGCACGTCGCCCGACTTGCGGGAGGGTGCCGCTTCTTCAAAGAGCGGTTTCCCGGAAGAATGAAGGCGGCGGAGGAAAAACCAACGGGGGAAGGAGGTGGAAAAGTGGCCATAGTTACGATGAAGCAGTTGCTCGAGGCGGGCGTGCACTTCGGTCACCAGACCAGGCGCTGGAACCCCAAGATGGCCCCCTATATCTTCACCGACCGTAACGGGATCTACATCATCGACCTGCAGAAGACCCTAAAGAAGCTGGAGGAAGCCTACTACTTCGTCCGCGATCTGGCTGCCCAGGGAGGAACCATCCTCTTCGTGGGCACCAAGCGGCAGGCGCAGCAGACCATTGAGGAAGAGGCCACCCGTTGCGGTATGTTCTTCGTCAACCAGCGGTGGCTGGGGGGCATGCTTACCAACTTCCAGACCATAAAGAGGCGCATCGAGCGCCTGCGGGAGCTGGAGGAGATGGAGGCCAACGGCGAGATAGACCTCAGGCCCCGCAAGGAGGCCATGCGCCTGCGCAAGGAAAAGGAGAAGCTGGAGAAGTACTTCCGCGGGGTTAAGAACATGCACTCGCTCCCCTCGGCCCTCTTCGTGGTGGATCCGCGCAAAGAAAAGATAGCTGTGGCGGAGGCCCGCAAGAAGGGCATACCTATAGTCGCCATCGTGGACACCAACTGCGACCCGGACGAGATCGACTATGTCATCCCGGGTAACGACGACGCTATCCGGGCCATCCGGCTCATAACCAGCAAGATAGCGGACGCCGTGATCGAGGGGCGAGAAGGAGTAGTGGCAGAGCCCGCTCCGGAAGAGGCGGAAGAAGAAATAGTCGGCTAAAAAGAGGGGGGCTTGGCCCCCTCTATCTATTTAAACTCGCAACTTTACGGGAAAAGGAGGTTTCAAGGTTTTGACGGAGATTCCAGCTAAGCTGGTGAAAGAGCTGCGTGAGCGCACGGGTGCGGGCATGATGGACTGCAAGAAGGCCCTCATGGAGACGGGAGGGGACATAGAAAAGGCCATAATCTATCTCCGGGAAAAGGGCCTGGCGGCGGCCGCCAAGCGGGCAGGAAGGGTAGCCGCCGAAGGGGTGATCACGGCTTACATCCACCCCGGCAACCGGGTAGGAGTGCTGGTAGAAGTTAACTGCGAGACCGATTTCGTGGCCCGCACCGAGGAATTCAGGCAGTTTGCCCACGACATAGCCCTGCAGATAGCAGCAGCCAAGCCAGAGTACGTAGCGCGGGAGGACGTTCCTTCAGAAGTAATAGAACGGGAAAAGGAGATCTTGCGGGCCCAGGCTCGTAATGAGGGCAAGCCGGAGCACGTTATCGAAAAGATGGTAGAGGGGCGTCTGGAGAAGTTCTTTAAAGAGGTCTGTCTTCTGGAGCAGCCCTTCATCAAGAACCCGGAGATAACTGTGCGCGATCTCCTGAACGAACTTATAGCCAAGATAGGGGAGAACATAGTGATCAGGCGCTTTACCCGGTATGAGCTCGGTGAAGGACTTAAGAGCTAGGAGCTGAGCCAGAAGTGGTAGTTAAACCGAAATACCGCCGAGTAGTGATAAAGGTGAGCGGGGAGGCGCTGGCGGGGGAGCAGGGTTACGGGATCGACCCAGCCGTGGTCTCTTTCGTGGCGCGCGAAATCCAGCAGGTAAAAGAGGAGTTTAACGTAGAGATAGCCATAGTGGTGGGCGGAGGCAACATTTGGCGGGGCCTGTCAGGTGCTGCCCGGGGCATGGACCGGGCTACGGCTGACTACATGGGGATGCTGGCCACAGTTATTAACGCCCTGGCTCTTCAGGACGCCCTGGAAAAGTTAGGGGTAGAAACCCGGGTTCAGACGGCCATCGAAATGCGGGCAGTAGCCGAACCCTATATCCGACGCCGCGCTATCCGCCACCTGGAGAAAGGGCGGGTGGTCATATTTGCCGCTGGAACGGGTAGCCCCTACTTTTCCACCGACACCACGGCGGCCCTGCGAGCGGCGGAGATCGAGGCGGAAGCCATTTTAATGGCCAAGCGGGGCGTGGACGGCGTTTACGATGACGACCCCCGCCGCAACCCCCGGGCGCGCAAGTTCGAGTACCTCACCTTTATGGAGATGCTCAACCTGGGCCTCGGGGTAATGGATGCCACGGCAGCTTCCCTCTGCATGGAAAACAAGCTGCCCGTCATCGTCTTCAACGTCCAAGAAGCAGGCAGCATCCGCAAGATCCTTCTGGGAGAGAAGGTCGGGACCTTCATAGGGGGTGAAGAGGGGTGCAGGAAACCCTTGAGCGTGCCGAACTCTCCATGAAGAAGGCCGTAGAGCACTTCAAAAAGGACCTGGCAGCCATAAGGACCGGGCGGGCCTCACCTGCCCTGCTGGAGAAGGTAATGGTGGACTACTATGGGGTCCCTACCCCGGTGAACCAGCTGGCCACCATCACCGCCCCGGAGCCCCGTTTGCTGGTGATTCAGCCCTGGGACCGGTCGATCATCAACGAAATCGAGAAGGCCATTCTCAAGTCCGACCTGGGGCTAACCCCTAACAACGACGGCCAGGTGATCCGTCTAATTCTGCCGCAGCTCACCCAGGAGCGGAGAGAAGAGTTGGTGCGCGTGGCGCGCAAGCGGGCGGAGGAGGCCCGGGTGGCCATCCGCAACATCCGCCGCGAGGCCAACGACGAACTCAAGGAGAAGCAGAAAAAAGAAAATGTTTCGGAAGACGAAATAAAGCGGCTCCAGGGGGAAGTGCAGAAGCTCACTGAAAAATATATTAAGGAAGTGGATAACCTCCTAGCGGCCAAGGAAAAGGAGATTATGGAAGTTTAAGATGCTAACGGAAGTGCTTGGCTGGCAGCTGGCGGAGGCGAAAGAGTGGCTGGAAGCGCAAGGCTGGCGGATTACGGTCCGCTCTACCCTGGCTCCCCGGGCGGAAGAACAAGGGGAGGCTAGAGTGGTGCGGGTAAAGGTAACGGGGCCCCAGCAGGCGGAATTGACAGTGGCCTACGTGCCGCACCGCCCCTGTCCCTTCTGTGAGGAGGAAGGCAATACTTAATGCCCAACCCGGTAAAACGGCAGTTGGTGGGTAATTCGGAAGAACTGCCCCGGAATGAAAAAGAGCTTTTAGCTCTCATACGACCGGAGGCCCTGCCCCGGCATGTGGCCGTTATCATGGACGGTAACGGGCGCTGGGCCGCGCAGAGGGGGCTTCCGCGCTCCGCCGGCCACCAGGCAGGAATCGAGACTTTGAGGCGGGTAGTGGAGCTTTGTGGTGAACTGGGCATTCCTATCCTTTCGGCCTATGCCTTTTCCACCGAGAACTGGCGCCGCCCCCCGGAAGAGGTAAACTTCCTCATGAACCTCTTCGTGGAGTACGCCGCTCGGGAGATCGAAGAGCTGCGGGAAAAAGGGGTTAGGGTGAAGGTGATAGGCTGCCGTTCGGAGTTACCGCCGGCAGTACTGGCGGCGGCCGAGCGGCTGGAGAGGGAGACGGCACAGGGAGAACGCCTCCTGCTCAATCTGGCGGTTAACTACGGTGCCCGCAGGGAAATAGTGGACGCAGTACGCGCCATCGCCCGCAAGGTCCGTGCAGGGGAGTTGGAACCGGAGGAAATCGACGAGGATACAGTGGCGGCCCACCTTTACACGGCGGGGCTGCCCGATCCCGATCTGCTCATCCGCCCTGCCGGGGAGATGCGGGTTAGCAATTTCCTCCTCTGGCAGCTAGCCTACACGGAGCTTTACGTAACCCCGGTCTTCTGGCCCGACTTCAGCAGGGTGGACTTCCTGCAAGCTCTGGTGGCCTACCAGCGCCGGGAACGGCGCTTCGGGGGCCTGAAAATGAGTTAGGTACGGAGGAGTTGCATGTCTTTACCGCGGGAACTCGGCTTGCGCGTCCTAAGCGCGGTCCTGGGAGCTCCGCTCATCCTGCTTTTGGGTTGGTGGGGTAACTGGCCCTTCTTTCTCTTCCTGGCCCTGCTTTACCTGCTGGGCCTGCGGGAGATGGCCCTGCTCTTGAGAATACCTCCGCTCTGGCCATGGGTTAATTCCGTTTTCTTCATCTGGGCGGCCCGACTGGGGAAGCCGGATTATGAGCTTGCCATCCTGCCCGCGGCCATATGTACCGCCGTGGCTCTGGTATTTCTTTTTCCCCGCTTTTCTCCCCGGGAAGCAGCAGCCACCTTTTTCTCCAGTACCTATCTTTCCTTTCTGTTCTTTCCTTTCTTTCTTCGCTCCTTACCCGATGGCTGGTGCTGGCTCCTCTTTCTTCTGCTGATTACCTGGACTTTCGACACGGTAGCCTACTTCACCGGCCGTTTCTGGGGCAGGCGCCGCCTGGTTGCGCACCTTAGCCCCGGCAAGACGGTAGAAGGGTCAGTGGGAGGGCTTTTGGCCAGCGGGTGTCTTTCTTTGCTCTTCACCCCCTGGTTTGGTCTTTCTCCTTTGAGTCTCTTTCTCCTGGGCTCAGGGGTGGGGGTGGCGGCGCAGCTCGGCGATCTCGTCCTTTCGGCCGTGAAGCGGGCCAGCAATAAAAAGGATGCCGGCAGCCTCATACCGGGGCACGGCGGCATCCTCGACCGCTTTGACAGCCTGTGCCTCTCTGCCCCTCTGGTCTACTACTTCGCCTCCTGGCACCTGGGGGGATAGGGTTTTGCCTGAATGGTGGCGGCGCCTGTGGCTGGCGGCGAGCAGTGTGGTGGCGGGAGCCATCCTGATAGCGGCTGTCCTCTGGCTTTTGCGCTACCTTCTCCCCGTTTTGCTACCCTTTCTCATCGGCGCGGTTTTGGCCTTGTTCCTCGAGCCTTTAGTCCGGCCTCTGGAACGCCGCCTACCCCGAGGGGTGGCCGTCTTTCTCGCAATGCTCCTTTTCCTTTTATTTCTAGGACTGGTATTTACCTTGCTGGGGGTTTACCTGGCGGTAGAGCTGGGCGATTTGGCCGGTAGCATCCCAACTTACGCCCTGGAAGCACAGGGCAAGCTCTTTCAGTGGTTTAACTGGCTGCGGGAGCGCTACGGGGCCCTTCCTCCGGAGGCGGCCCGCTACCTGGAAATGACCTTGAACGCTCTGGCGGCCAGCGCCCAGAAATGGGCCGCCTCGCTGGCCACATCCCTCATCTCCTTCTTCGGCGCCGTTCCCGGTTTCTTCCTCATAGTCTTCGTGAGCTTCCTGGCCACCTACTTCATCGGGCGTGACCGGTACCTGCTGGAGAGTTGGTGGCAGCGCCTCTGGCCCCAGCCCTGGGGGGAAACCTCTTTAAACCTCTTGCGGCGCACCTCCACCGCCTTCTGGGGATACCTCAAGGCTCAGTTCTTCCTCGTTTCTCTGACAGCGCTGGTGACCACCATAGGGCTCTGGCTGAGCGGCGTCAAATACGCTTTGACCTTGGGGCTTTTGACTGGTCTTCTGGACCTTCTGCCCGTCTTGGGACCGAGCACCCTTTTCTTACCCTGGATCGCCTACTCCTTCTTCACCGGGTGCGTTCCCTTAGGTATCAAGTTATCTCTTGTTTACGGTGCCACCTTCATCATAAGGCAGCTGCTGGAGGCCAGGGTGGTGGCCTTTACTTTAGGGGCCCACCCCTTGGCGGTGCTCTTCGGCATGTACGCGGGCTTGAAGCTCATCGGTCCCGGCGGGCTGATACTTGGCCCCGTCACGGTCATCGTGATCCAGGCCCTCTACCGGGCCTGGCAGACTTCCCGCGACTGAAGGTTTGCGAGGGGGTAAAGATCCTGTGCGCGAGCTGGTGGTTTTAGGCAGTACCGGGTCCATAGGCAGGCAGACCCTAGAAGTGGTGCAACTTTTCCCGGAACGCTTTCGGGTGAAAGGATTGGCGGCAGGGAAGAACTGGAAGCTTTTGCGGGAGCAGGTGCTATCCTTTCGCCCCGAAGCGGTGGCCCTGGCCGGCGAAGAGGAAGCGCGGTTACTGGCGGAGTCGCTTCCTCCGGAGTTTCGCCCGTCCATCTTCTGGGGGGAGGAAGGGCTCGAGCATCTGGCTTCCTGGCCGGGGACGGATACGGTGCTGGTAGCGGTCACCGGGGCGGCGGGCTGGAAGCCCACTCTGGCGGCCATAAAAGCTGGTAAAAGAATAGCCCTGGCCAATAAAGAAACCCTGGTGGTGGCCGGGGAGATCGTGGTGCGGGAAGCACAAAGAAGGGGTACGCCTATTTTGCCGGTGGACAGCGAGCACGCTGCCATATGGCAGTGCCTGGAAGGAAGAAAAGGGGTGAAGAGGATAATCCTCACGGCCTCTGGGGGACCTTTTCGAGAATATTCCCTGGAAGAACTGGCTAAAGTTCGGCCAGCAGAGGCGCTGCGCCACCCCACCTGGCGCATGGGGCCCAAGATAACGGTGGACTCAGCCACCCTCATGAACAAGGGGTTGGAGGTTATCGAAGCCCATTGGCTCTTCGGTCTGGAGTATGATAAGATTAAGGTACTAATTCACCCCCAGAGCATCGTGCATGGCCTGGTAGAGTTTATCGACGGAACCTGGCTGGGAGCCATGAGTGTGACCGATATGCGCTTGCCCATCCTCTACGCCCTTAGTTACCCCGAGAGGATGGCCACTGAGCTTTTCCCCCTGGATTTGGCCCGGGTGGGGACCTTAACCTTCACCGAGCCCGATTATGAGCGCTTTCCTTGCCTCGGCCTGGCCATAGAGGCGGGGAAGATCGGCGGGACCATGCCGGCGGTGCTCAATGCCGCCAACGAAGTGGCGGTGGCGGCTTTTCTAGAGGAGAGACTTCCCTTCCTGGGCATCCCGGCAGTGGTGGAAGAAGTGATGAGGCGCCACCAGGTGGTCAAGGATCTTTCTCTGGAGGCCATCGAAGAAGCCGATGCCTGGGCGCGTAAGGAAGCGGAGGCGCTGATAAAACGGTGGGGATAGTCTTAACCATCCTGGCGGTAATTTTTGTTTTCGGGCTCATCATTTTCATCCACGAGGCGGGGCACTTTCTGGCCGCCCGCCTGGTGGGAGTAGGCGTTTACGAGTTTAGCCTGGGCTTCGGCCCCCGGCTGGGGGGGTTTAAGCGCCACAAGACCGAGTACAACTTGCGCCTGGTACCCTTAGGGGGATACGTCCGGCTGGTGGGGATGGACCCGGAGGACAAAGAGCGGGAGGCCCCTTATAGCTTCGCCCGCAAGCCGGTCTGGAGCCGCATGCTAGTGATCCTAGCGGGGCCCTTCATGAACTTTTTCCTGGCCGTGCTTATGCTGGCCATAGTTTTTTTCTGGCAGGGTATACCGGTGGCTACCACCCGCATCGCTGAAGTTCTGCCCCACTACCCAGCGGCAGCAGCGGGATTTAAGCCCGGGGACCGCATCGTGGCCATAGACGGGCAACCGGTCAACTCCTGGAAGGAGATAGCTAAGATCATCGGGAGCGGCCCCTCCCAGGAGAGAACTATCACGGTGGAAAGGGACGGAAAGTTTATTAACCTGGTGGTGAGCCCGCAGCCGGACGAGACGGGCAAGAACAAGATTGGCATCGTGCCGGTGGTGGTGACAGAGCACCCAGGTTTACTGGGGTCTTTGAAACAGGGCGTTGTGGCGACGGCCAACATGATAAAACTCATCTTTCTCTTCTTGGGGCATCTCCTCCTGCACCAAGCTCCGGCCGACATAGGTGGGCCGGTGCGAATAGCGGTGGAGACGGGCAAGGTGGCTCAGATGGGGCTTTCCCCCCTACTGCAGTTCACCGCCTTTTTAAGCATCAATGTGGGCTTTTTCAACCTTCTGCCCATACCGGCTCTCGACGGGGCGCGCTTCCTCTTCCTCCTCTGGGAGGGAGTGACTCGGCGCCCCCTCGATCCCAAGAAGGAAAACCTGGTTCACCTGGTAGGTTTCGCCCTGCTCCTTTTCCTCATCGTGGTCATCACTTACCGCGATCTGCTGCACCTGACCGGAGGGATGGGGAAGTGAGGCGGCTCACCCGTCCTGTGTTTTTGGGCAAGGTACAGATCGGCGGCGGGGCGCCGGTGGTGGTTCAGTCCATGACCAAAACCCCCACCCGGGACGTCGAGCGCACGGTGGCCCAGATTCGCTCGCTGGAGGAGGCCGGCTGCGAAGTGGTCCGGGTGGCGGTGCCAGATTTAGAATCAGCCCGGGCCATCGAGAAAATAAAGGCGCGGGTTTCTCTCCCTTTGGTCGCCGATGTTCATTTCGATTACCGCCTGGCCTTAGCGGCTTTAGAAGCCGGAGCTGACGGGTTGCGACTAAACCCTGGAAACATAGGGGATAAAGAAAAGATTAGAAAAGTGGTGGACAAGGCGCGGGAGCGCCAGGTTCCCATAAGGATAGGGGTGAACGCCGGCTCGCTGGAAAAGGACCTTTACGCCAAGTACGGGGGCGTGACGGCGGAGGCCCTGGTGGAAAGCGCCTTGCGCCACGTGCGCCTGCTGGAGGAGATGGACTTCCGCTTGATAAAAATTTCCGTCAAGGCTTCCGACGTCCCCTTGACGGTCCAAGCTTACCGGCTTTTGAGTCAGAAAGTGGACTATCCCTTGCACGTGGGGATAACCGAGGCGGGTCCCGGAGACCGGGGGCTCATAAAGTCGGCCGTGGGGCTAGGGATCTTATTGGCAGAAGGAATAGGGGACACTATCCGCGTTTCCCTCACCGGCGACCCCTGCTACGAGGTCTGGGCTGCGTGGGAGATCCTCAAGGTTTTAGGACTTAGGAAGCGTGGGATAGAGCTTATTTCCTGCCCCACCTGCGGGCGCTGCGAGATAGACGTGCTTACCATAGCCACCGAGGTGGACCGGCGGCTTCGTCGGGTGACGGCACCCATCAAGGTGGCGGTCATGGGGTGCGTGGTCAACGGGCCGGGGGAGGCTCGGGAGGCCGACGTGGGCCTGGCCGGGGGACGAGGCTGGGGAGTCATCTTCCGGCATGGTTGCCCGGTGAAGAAGGTGCCGGCCGAGCGGCTGGCAGAAGAGCTCCTGGCCACTATCAGGGAAATGGGCATAGAGGGAGTAGAATGAAAGGGGGATGGACCAAGCTTTGCGGTTGACTACTTGGCTTGTGCCGACTTTAAGGGAAGTGCCAGCCGAAGCAGAGGTGGCCAGCCACCGGCTTTTGCTGCGGGCAGGCTTCATCCGCAGGGTGGCGGCCGGTATCTACACGCTGCTCCCTTTGGGGAAGCGTGTGCTAGCCAAGATTGAAAGCATCGTCCGCGAGGAGATGAACCGCGCCGGCGGGCAGGAGATCTTGATGCCCATTCTCCAGCCGGCGGAACTCTGGCACCGCTCAGGCCGCTGGGAAGTATACGGACCGGAGCTCTTCCGCCTGAAAGACCGCCACGGGCGCGACTTCTGCCTCGGTCCCACCCACGAAGAGATGATAACCGCTCTGGTGGCCGCCGAGGTCCGCTCTTACAAGCAGCTTCCCCTTCTTCTTTACCAGATAGGGAACAAGTACCGGGACGAGCGGCGCCCCCGCTTCGGGCTCTTGCGGGGAAGGGAGTTCATCATGAAGGACCTCTACTCTTTCGACCGGGACTGGGCTGGCCTGGAAGAAAGCTACCGGAAGATGTACGAGGCTTATACCAGGGTCTTTACCCGCGTGGGGCTCAACTTCCGGGCTGTGGAGGCGGACACGGGGGCCATAGGGGGTAGCGTGAGCCACGAGTTCATGGCCCTGGCCGACGCGGGGGAGGCGGTAGTGGTCTACTGCCCCGATGCGGCTTGTGGCTACGCGGCCAACGTGGAAAAGGCGGAGAGCCTACCTTCCCTGGAGGAGATCGGGGAGGAAGGGCCGATGGAGCTGGTGGCCACGCCGGGGGTGCGCTCAGCCGAAGAGGTGGCTGCCTTCCTGGGCCTTCCTGTCAAGCAGATAATCAAGACCCTCATCTACCGCACGGAGAAGGGCTTGGTGGCAGCCCTGGTGCGGGGCGACCGGGAAGTTAACGAGGTCAAGTTGCAGAACCACCTGGGGGTGCTGGAACTCGAGCTGGCCGATGAGAGCCTGGTGGAGGAGGCCACGGGAGCGCCACCCGGCTTTGCTGGCCCCATAGGGCTTTCCCTGCCGCTGGTGGTAGACCGGGAGGTGCTCTACGTAAAGGCGGGAGCAGTGGGGGCCAACCGGCCAGACGCCCACTACATCAACGTCCTGCCAGGCCGGGACTTCCCTGTGCAGAACGTAGCCGACATCCGCCAGGTGAGCGAGGGAGACCCCTGTCCCCGCTGCGGTCAGCCCTTGCTGAGCGTGCGCGGCATAGAGGTGGGACAGATATTCCAGCTGGGCGACAAGTACAGCCGGGCTCTCAACGCCTACTACTTAGACGAGAAAGGGGAAAAGCGCCCCATCATCATGGGGTGCTACGGCATAGGGATAACCCGCACCATGGCGGCGGTGGTGGAGCAGCACCACGACGAAGAAGGGATCATCTGGCCCTTGGCGGTAGCTCCCTTCCAGGTGCTGGTGTTACCCGTCAACTACGAGGAAGTACCCCAGCGGGAGGTGGCCGAGGAAATCTACAACCTCCTGCGGGAAAAGGGGATAGAGGTGCTGTTGGACGACCGAGAGGAGCGGCCAGGGGTGAAGTTCAAGGACGCCGACCTGGTGGGCTATCCCCTGCGGATCACGGTGGGCAGGCACGCGGCGGAGGGCAAGGTGGAACTTAAGCTCAGGCGTACGGGGGAAACTTGGCTGGTAGACAAGGACGAGGTTTTGGAGAAAGTTGCGGCTTTCCTGGAGGGGAAGGATTTTGTACCGGTTGACAGTTAAGGGTTCTTTCTCCGCTGCCCACCGGTTGCCGAACCACCCTTCTCCCTGCAGCCGGCTACACGGGCACAACTGGGAGGTCACCGTAACGGTGATAGGGGAGGAGCTGGGGCCGGACGGGATGTTGTTAGACTTTACTGTGCTCAAGCAGATCTTGCAGGAGGTACTGGCCAAGCTTGACCACCAGTACCTCAACGAAATACCTCCCTTCGGGAAGGAGCTCCCTCCCACGGCCGAGAACCTGGCCCGGTACATTTACCACGAAGTGGCCACCAGGCTGGCCCCCTATCCCGCCGTGACCTTGCAGGAGGTAAAGGTAGGGGAATCTCCTTCTGCCTGGGTGGTGTATACTCCTTGAAAAGTGTGGTTCTTCTCTCCGGGGGATTGGATTCGGCCGTCTGTTTAGCCTGCGCGGTGGAAGATGGGGAAGTAGTTCTCTCCCTCACCTTCGACTACGGCCAGGCGGCGGCCAAAAAGGAGATTGAAGCGGCGTCCAAGCTTTCACGTCATTACGGCGTACCCCACCAGGTGCTGCACCTTCCCTTTTTGCGGGAGCTTTTGCCCCCGGCTATGGCTTCGGGGGAGGGGATGCCGGAACCCGAAACAAGAGAGCTGGACGATAAGGTTTCAGCCGACAAACTGGCCCGTTCGGTATGGGTTCCCAACCGTAACGCGCTTTTCTTGAGCATAGGAGCTGCTTTCGCGGAAAGCCTGGGGGCGGAGGCCGTGGTGGCCGGCTTTAATGCTGAGGAGGCTCAGAGCTTTCCCGACAACAGCCCTCCCTTTGTAGACGCCATGAACGAGGTCCTGCGCTACTCCACCCGGGGAAAGGTTCGGGTGATAAGCTACACCCAGCGTCTGGACAAAAAGGCCATCGTCCGGCTGGGCAAGCGCCTAGGGTTACCTTTCCCCTTTATCTGGAGCTGCTACCGGGCGGGGGAAGAGATGTGTGGCCGGTGTCCCAGTTGCCTGCGCTATTTCCGCGCCTTAAGGGAAGCCGAAGAGGAGTGGTAAAAACTATGCGCACTCTTTACCTGCGCGAGAACCTCACCTACGACGGCAGTCAGCTTTCTTCTTTATGGGCCTTCCGCCATCTAGGCCTGCAAGGGGACAGTATAGTGGCCTTTCGCGGTCCCTGCCGGGTGGAAAGGGAAGCCCTGGTGGACGTGGCTGACTACCTGGCTTCCTCCATCATCTACAGCCCGGATATGCTCCACTTTCTGGTCGAGCACTTCGAGCAGGACTTGGAAAAAGGAGTTCTGCGGCAGCGCCTGCTGGTAGTGATCGCCAAGGAGATACTGGAGAAGAGAGGGGTTAAGCTTCTTGAACGGCGGGGGGACGATCTTTTCTCGGGAGACCGAAAGCTTTCGGTGTCGGTGGCTACCATAACCCCTGTCTCGGTGATGATCCACCTGGGGCTTAACGTCCGAGCCGAGGGGGCGCCGGTGAAGGCGGTGGGCCTACTGGAACTGGGCCTCCGGGAGGAAGAGATCGGAGAGCTGGCCGAAGCCATC
It encodes:
- a CDS encoding 6-carboxytetrahydropterin synthase, encoding MPNHPSPCSRLHGHNWEVTVTVIGEELGPDGMLLDFTVLKQILQEVLAKLDHQYLNEIPPFGKELPPTAENLARYIYHEVATRLAPYPAVTLQEVKVGESPSAWVVYTP
- the rseP gene encoding RIP metalloprotease RseP; the encoded protein is MGIVLTILAVIFVFGLIIFIHEAGHFLAARLVGVGVYEFSLGFGPRLGGFKRHKTEYNLRLVPLGGYVRLVGMDPEDKEREAPYSFARKPVWSRMLVILAGPFMNFFLAVLMLAIVFFWQGIPVATTRIAEVLPHYPAAAAGFKPGDRIVAIDGQPVNSWKEIAKIIGSGPSQERTITVERDGKFINLVVSPQPDETGKNKIGIVPVVVTEHPGLLGSLKQGVVATANMIKLIFLFLGHLLLHQAPADIGGPVRIAVETGKVAQMGLSPLLQFTAFLSINVGFFNLLPIPALDGARFLFLLWEGVTRRPLDPKKENLVHLVGFALLLFLIVVITYRDLLHLTGGMGK
- the ytvI gene encoding sporulation integral membrane protein YtvI; translation: MPEWWRRLWLAASSVVAGAILIAAVLWLLRYLLPVLLPFLIGAVLALFLEPLVRPLERRLPRGVAVFLAMLLFLLFLGLVFTLLGVYLAVELGDLAGSIPTYALEAQGKLFQWFNWLRERYGALPPEAARYLEMTLNALAASAQKWAASLATSLISFFGAVPGFFLIVFVSFLATYFIGRDRYLLESWWQRLWPQPWGETSLNLLRRTSTAFWGYLKAQFFLVSLTALVTTIGLWLSGVKYALTLGLLTGLLDLLPVLGPSTLFLPWIAYSFFTGCVPLGIKLSLVYGATFIIRQLLEARVVAFTLGAHPLAVLFGMYAGLKLIGPGGLILGPVTVIVIQALYRAWQTSRD
- a CDS encoding 1-deoxy-D-xylulose-5-phosphate reductoisomerase; translation: MRELVVLGSTGSIGRQTLEVVQLFPERFRVKGLAAGKNWKLLREQVLSFRPEAVALAGEEEARLLAESLPPEFRPSIFWGEEGLEHLASWPGTDTVLVAVTGAAGWKPTLAAIKAGKRIALANKETLVVAGEIVVREAQRRGTPILPVDSEHAAIWQCLEGRKGVKRIILTASGGPFREYSLEELAKVRPAEALRHPTWRMGPKITVDSATLMNKGLEVIEAHWLFGLEYDKIKVLIHPQSIVHGLVEFIDGTWLGAMSVTDMRLPILYALSYPERMATELFPLDLARVGTLTFTEPDYERFPCLGLAIEAGKIGGTMPAVLNAANEVAVAAFLEERLPFLGIPAVVEEVMRRHQVVKDLSLEAIEEADAWARKEAEALIKRWG
- a CDS encoding proline--tRNA ligase: MRLTTWLVPTLREVPAEAEVASHRLLLRAGFIRRVAAGIYTLLPLGKRVLAKIESIVREEMNRAGGQEILMPILQPAELWHRSGRWEVYGPELFRLKDRHGRDFCLGPTHEEMITALVAAEVRSYKQLPLLLYQIGNKYRDERRPRFGLLRGREFIMKDLYSFDRDWAGLEESYRKMYEAYTRVFTRVGLNFRAVEADTGAIGGSVSHEFMALADAGEAVVVYCPDAACGYAANVEKAESLPSLEEIGEEGPMELVATPGVRSAEEVAAFLGLPVKQIIKTLIYRTEKGLVAALVRGDREVNEVKLQNHLGVLELELADESLVEEATGAPPGFAGPIGLSLPLVVDREVLYVKAGAVGANRPDAHYINVLPGRDFPVQNVADIRQVSEGDPCPRCGQPLLSVRGIEVGQIFQLGDKYSRALNAYYLDEKGEKRPIIMGCYGIGITRTMAAVVEQHHDEEGIIWPLAVAPFQVLVLPVNYEEVPQREVAEEIYNLLREKGIEVLLDDREERPGVKFKDADLVGYPLRITVGRHAAEGKVELKLRRTGETWLVDKDEVLEKVAAFLEGKDFVPVDS
- the ispG gene encoding flavodoxin-dependent (E)-4-hydroxy-3-methylbut-2-enyl-diphosphate synthase, producing the protein MRRLTRPVFLGKVQIGGGAPVVVQSMTKTPTRDVERTVAQIRSLEEAGCEVVRVAVPDLESARAIEKIKARVSLPLVADVHFDYRLALAALEAGADGLRLNPGNIGDKEKIRKVVDKARERQVPIRIGVNAGSLEKDLYAKYGGVTAEALVESALRHVRLLEEMDFRLIKISVKASDVPLTVQAYRLLSQKVDYPLHVGITEAGPGDRGLIKSAVGLGILLAEGIGDTIRVSLTGDPCYEVWAAWEILKVLGLRKRGIELISCPTCGRCEIDVLTIATEVDRRLRRVTAPIKVAVMGCVVNGPGEAREADVGLAGGRGWGVIFRHGCPVKKVPAERLAEELLATIREMGIEGVE